A single Aspergillus puulaauensis MK2 DNA, chromosome 7, nearly complete sequence DNA region contains:
- a CDS encoding C2H2-type zinc finger protein (COG:S;~EggNog:ENOG410PM8D;~InterPro:IPR036236,IPR013087;~PFAM:PF00096) codes for MSLMLSQPPSTHSHSPSAQSARRLSVGTKTRTCVHCGRSFRRTEHLERHVRTHTKEKPYTCFCGAAFSRRDLLKRHMGITGHEDSSPPNAKNTSPKSQHRTDHDTKQRIRRASTTVRPRRTSSVQDSAQQDTVPPSPEDAEVPQWPMHQGTYMKQEDNGLLDSTINDATHDPEVLEAAQLLLPNGLPHSFANHPSYSTAQSTPTTTYYPEETHHFEDFTNFLDSIGLPVDWPPGSSEAHSNHNNQLPSEVAEPGLHPFFRERERERSRGNSPFRSWLPGVTPGDHQSYGMLSDYGNFHHYYHPPEDIARVVVPNL; via the exons ATGTCTTTGATGCTATCCCAGCCGCCTTCTActcacagtcacagcccGTCCGCTCAGAGCGCGCGTCGCCTGAGCGTGGGTACAAAGACGAGAACATGCGTCCACTGCGGCCGCAGCTTTCGACGCACCGAGCATCTCGAGCGTCACGTTCGCACTC ACACAAAGGAGAAGCCGTATACCTGCTTCTGCGGGGCGGCATTTTCCCGTCGCGATCTCCTCAAGAGACATATGGGGATCACCGGCCATGAAGACAGCAGCCCACCGAATGCGAAGAACACTTCTCCCAAATCCCAGCACAGAACAGACCACGACACAAAGCAGCGAATTCGTCGAGCATCGACAACGGTGCGACCACGACGCACTTCGTCTGTCCAGGATTCCGCTCAACAGGATACCGTCCCACCATCGCCTGAGGATGCCGAAGTTCCCCAATGGCCGATGCACCAGGGCACCTACATGAAACAAGAAGATAACGGCCTGCTCGACTCTACGATAAACGATGCTACGCATGACCCAGAGGTCCTTGAAGCAGCCCAACTGTTACTCCCGAATGGTCTCCCCCATAGTTTCGCAAACCACCCGAGCTATTCGACCGCACAGTCAA ctccaacaacaacatactACCCCGAAGAAACGCACCACTTCGAAGATTTTACGAACTTCTTAGACTCGATCGGATTACCCGTCGACTGGCCCCCCGGCAGTAGCGAAGCCCACAGCAATCACAATAACCAACTTCCCTCAGAGGTCGCAGAACCAGGTCTCCACCCATTCTTCCGTGAGCGCGAGCGAGAACGATCACGAGGAAACTCCCCTTTCCGATCATGGCTCCCCGGCGTGACTCCGGGGGATCACCAGAGCTACGGGATGCTTTCAGACTACGGGAATTTCCACCATTACTATCACCCTCCGGAAGACATTGCGCGGGTCGTGGTGCC
- a CDS encoding uncharacterized protein (SECRETED:SignalP(1-21)), with translation MRVNPTLMLATALGAVTGALAAPAIAQVERGIGFPGSDDAETEFGWGHGGDHGGHDDDDDDDDDDHHGHWPPPTSTPCETDTETEPPHPTWTKPPHPTWTWTKPPHPTWTPPESTPCETDTDTPPPVTETPPPETTPCETDTETPPPVTETPPPETTPCETDTETPPPETTPCETDTETPPPVTETPPPETTPCETDTETPPPVTETPPPETTPCETDTETPPPETTPCETETPPPGTETPPPGTETPPPVTETPPPGTETPPPGTETPPPGTETPPPGTETPPPGTETPPPGTETPPPGTENPPPEQTSTPPAPTGTWTTSVTPPETTPEVPTGTSPEQPGTTSPSAPEFTGAATTNRFGSPFAGVMALGAIVLAF, from the coding sequence ATGAGGGTGAACCCTACCTTGATGCTGGCCACCGCTCTTGGTGCTGTGACCGGTGCCCTTGCAGCACCTGCCATAGCCCAGGTTGAGCGTGGCATTGGGTTCCCGGGGTCTGACGACGCCGAGACTGAGTTCGGATGGGGTCACGGTGGTGACCATGGTGGtcacgacgacgacgacgacgacgacgatgatgaccaccatggccattggCCCCCTCCCACTTCCACTCCATGTGAGACTGATACGGAGACTGAACCTCCCCATCCCACTTGGACGAAGCCCCCTCACCCTACCTGGACCTGGACAAAGCCTCCTCACCCTACTTGGACTCCTCCCGAATCAACTCCCTGTGAGACGGATACAGACACTCCGCCTCCTGTTACCGAGACTCCTCCACCGGAGACTACACCGTGCGAGACCGACACAGAAACTCCGCCCCCTGTCACCGAGACCCCTCCACCGGAAACTACTCCCTGTGAGACCGACACAGAGACTCCTCCGCCTGAGACTACGCCGTGCGAGACCGATACAGAAACTCCGCCTCCTGTTACCGAGACTCCTCCACCGGAGACTACACCGTGCGAGACCGACACAGAAACTCCGCCCCCTGTCACCGAGACCCCTCCACCAGAAACTACTCCCTGTGAGACCGACACAGAGACTCCTCCACCAGAGACTACTCCCTGTGAAACTGAGACTCCCCCTCCTGGCACTGAGACTCCCCCTCCTGGCACTGAGACTCCCCCTCCTGTCACCGAGACTCCCCCTCCTGGCACTGAGACTCCCCCTCCTGGCACTGAGACTCCCCCTCCTGGCACTGAGACTCCCCCTCCTGGCACTGAgactcctcctcctggcaCTGAGACCCCCCCTCCTGGCACTGAGACTCCCCCTCCTGGCACCGAGAACCCTCCTCCAGAGCAGACTTCTACTCCTCCTGCGCCGACTGGCACTTGGACCACCTCGGTCACTCCCCCGGAGACGACCCCTGAAGTTCCTACTGGGACATCGCCTGAGCAGCCCGGTACTACCAGCCCCTCCGCGCCGGAGTTCACTGGTGCTGCTACCACCAACAGATTCGGGTCTCCATTCGCCGGTGTCATGGCTCTTGGTGCCATTGTTTTGGCCTTTTAA
- the PRP22 gene encoding putative RNA helicase-like splicing factor (HRH1) (COG:A;~EggNog:ENOG410PGGT;~InterPro:IPR011709,IPR027417,IPR022967,IPR003029, IPR014001,IPR007502,IPR002464,IPR001650,IPR012340;~PFAM:PF04408,PF07717,PF00575,PF00271;~go_function: GO:0003676 - nucleic acid binding [Evidence IEA];~go_function: GO:0004386 - helicase activity [Evidence IEA]) — translation MDDLQSLEHLSLISRITNELQNHLGVSDKVLAEFIVDQHLKCASFAEFKSMLEGMGAEFPMSLMESVDRLVLTMHPSYKNRNKDKSHENGDGAGAGDDMDAFNALEKKARVFKGLAVPDRDGGWAEQDYTEANGNGAEEGDAKDSAMDDTFAMLEGLAGKARTKTTTESRPNIDSEKRKRSRSPEHDDYSRRRRKDRYRSRSRSRSRSPVYNKRDEDGVDEFGRSKGRYSSRDDEYRNGRSERRGRRRDDDDYFRKAPPAELDDQPVLYKVYDGRVTGVKDFGAFVNLPGVKGKVDGLVHVSAMQEGVRVNHPSDLVSRGQPVKVKVISIQGSRIGLSMKEVDQETGRDLIPQKRLASGANMERLDGMPSNDRYGNLGSDVPIIEEDGGRPMKNRKRMTSPERWEIKQLIASGAVSAADYPDIDEEYHATLTGEGTFEEEEDIDIEVKDEEPPFLAGQTKMSLELSPIRVVKAPDGSMNRSAMAGTNLAKDRRDLRQQEAQDKAAERAADVDLNAQWQDPMANERQFAADLRSTQQTTTDEAVPEWKRVTMGKNQSFGKRTNMSIKQQRESLPVFKFRQQLLEAVAENQLMIVVGDTGSGKTTQLTQYLAEGGWANNGIIGCTQPRRVAAMSVAKRVAEEVGCKLGAEVGYTIRFEDCTSPDTKIKYMTDGMLQREVLLDPDLKKYSVIMLDEAHERTIATDVLFGLLKKTLKRRPDLRLIVTSATLDADKFSEYFYGCPIFSIPGRTYPVEIMYSKEPESDYLDAALITVMQIHLTEPPGDMLLFLTGQEEIDTACEILYERMKALGPSVPELVILPVYSALPSEMQSRIFDPAPSGGRKVVIATNIAETSITIDNIYYVIDPGFVKQNAYDPKLGMDSLVVTPISQAQAKQRAGRAGRTGPGKCFRLYTEAAYQSEMLPTTIPEIQRQNLSHTILMLKAMGINDLLHFDFMDPPPTNTMLTALEELYALSALDDEGLLTRLGRKMADFPMEPALAKVLIASVDLGCSDELLSIVAMLSIQSVFYRPKEKQQQADQKKSKFHDPHGDHLTLLNVYNAWKKSNFNNAWCFENFIQARQIRRAQDVRQQLLGIMQRYHHKIVSCGRNTMKVRQALCTGFFRNAARKDPTEGYKTLVEGTPVYMHPSSAMFGKPAEHVIYHTLVLTTKEYMHCTTGIEPKWLVEAAPTFFKVAPTDRLSKRKKAERIQPLHNRFAGEDDWRLSAQRRQGRGGGGGTWG, via the coding sequence ATGGACGACCTCCAATCCCTCGAACACCTCTCTCTCATCTCGCGCATAACAAACGAACTCCAAAACCACCTTGGCGTAAGCGACAAAGTCCTCGCCGAGTTTATCGTCGACCAACACCTAAAATGCGCATCGTTCGCCGAATTCAAAAGCATGCTCGAGGGCATGGGCGCCGAGTTCCCGATGAGTTTGATGGAGAGTGTGGATCGGTTGGTTCTTACGATGCACCCGAGTTATAAAAATCGGAATAAGGATAAATCACATGAAAATGGAGACGGTGCTGGAGCGGGAGATGATATGGATGCGTTCAatgcgttggagaagaaggcgcGGGTTTTCAAGGGGTTGGCTGTGCCGGATCGGGATGGGGGTTGGGCGGAGCAGGATTATACGGAGGCTAATGGGAATGGTGCTGAAGAGGGAGATGCGAAGGATAGTGCGATGGATGATACATTTGCGATGTTGGAAGGGTTGGCGGGGAAGGCAAGGACGAAAACGACGACAGAGTCACGGCCGAATATTGACAGTGAAAAAAGGAAGCGGAGTCGGAGTCCGGAACATGACGATTATAGCCGGCGAAGGCGAAAAGACAGATATCGGTCGAGATCGAGGTCGAGATCACGCAGCCCCGTCTACAATAagagagatgaagatggtgttgatgagttTGGCCGGTCGAAGGGAAGGTATAGTTCTCGAGACGATGAATACCGCAATGGTCGGAGTGAGCGACGAGGTCGTCGacgcgatgacgatgattaCTTCCGCAAAGCGCCGCCTGCTGAGTTGGATGATCAGCCCGTTCTGTACAAGGTTTATGATGGGCGAGTTACGGGTGTGAAGGACTTTGGCGCGTTTGTAAATCTACCAGGGGTCAAGGGGAAGGTCGATGGACTGGTGCACGTTTCCGCAATGCAAGAGGGTGTACGAGTCAACCACCCTTCTGATTTGGTCTCTCGTGGTCAGCCTGTCAAGGTCAAAGTGATCAGTATCCAAGGTTCACGCATCGGTCTGTCCATGAAGGAGGTGGACCAGGAAACTGGGCGAGATCTAATTCCTCAGAAGCGCCTTGCATCCGGGGCCAATATGGAACGGCTGGATGGCATGCCGTCAAACGATAGATACGGCAACCTTGGTTCAGACGTTCCTATCATCGAGGAGGACGGCGGCAGGCCGATGAAAAACCGCAAACGCATGACGTCGCCAGAGAGGTGGGAAATCAAGCAGCTGATCGCGTCCGGTGCTGTCTCGGCAGCTGATTATCCTGACATTGACGAAGAGTACCACGCAACCCTGACCGGAGAGGGCACtttcgaagaagaggaagatatcgACATTGAGGTTAAGGATGAAGAACCTCCTTTCCTGGCAGGCCAGACGAAGATGTCGCTAGAATTGTCCCCGATTCGAGTTGTCAAGGCTCCAGATGGATCTATGAATCGCTCAGCAATGGCCGGAACAAATCTGGCTAAAGATCGGAGAGACCTCAGACAACAGGAGGCCCAAGACAAAGCAGCAGAACGAGCAGCAGACGTGGATCTCAATGCACAGTGGCAAGACCCTATGGCAAATGAGCGGCAATTTGCGGCGGATCTCCGTTCAACTCAACAAACGACTACGGATGAAGCTGTCCCGGAATGGAAGAGAGTTACCATGGGCAAGAACCAGTCATTCGGAAAACGGACGAATATGTCGATCAAGCAACAGCGGGAGAGTTTGCCTGTGTTCAAGTTCCGCCAGCAGCTGCTGGAAGCCGTGGCCGAGAATCAGTTGATGATTGTTGTCGGAGACACGGGATCTGGAAAGACTACGCAATTAACGCAGTACCTGGCCGAGGGTGGCTGGGCTAACAATGGGATTATCGGTTGCACGCAACCTCGCCGTGTCGCTGCAATGTCAGTTGCTAAGCGTGTGGCCGAGGAGGTGGGCTGCAAACTTGGAGCAGAGGTTGGGTATACTATTCGTTTCGAAGATTGCACCAGCCCAGACACGAAGATCAAGTACATGACAGATGGCATGCTACAGAGAGAAGTCTTGTTAGATCCGgatttaaagaaatattcaGTGATCATGCTTGACGAGGCCCACGAGCGCACAATCGCAACAGATGTTCTTTTTggattgttgaagaagacacTAAAGCGGAGACCAGATTTAAGGCTTATCGTCACTTCTGCGACGTTGGATGCAGATAAGTTCTCAGAGTACTTCTACGGCTGTCCTATCTTCTCTATCCCTGGGCGAACGTATCCTGTGGAGATCATGTACTCGAAAGAACCAGAGTCAGACTACCTGGATGCAGCTCTTATCACCGTTATGCAGATTCACCTGACGGAGCCACCGGGTGACATGCTTCTATTCTTGACAGGCCAAGAAGAGATTGACACGGCTTGCGAGATCCTGTATGAGCGAATGAAAGCTTTAGGGCCGAGCGTGCCGGAGTTGGTCATCCTTCCTGTCTACTCTGCGCTACCCAGTGAAATGCAGAGTAGGATCTTCGACCCTGCCCCTTCAGGTGGTCGAAAGGTTGTCATTGCTACGAACATTGCCGAAACCTCGATCACGATCGACAATATCTACTATGTTATTGACCCAGGTTTTGTGAAGCAAAACGCCTATGACCCTAAGCTTGGTATGGATTCCCTAGTCGTGACTCCTATCTCTCAAGCGCAGGCCAAGCAGCGAGCTGGTCGTGCTGGAAGAACCGGCCCTGGAAAATGTTTCCGATTATACACCGAAGCCGCATATCAATCAGAGATGTTACCGACTACGATTCCTGAAATTCAGCGACAGAACCTCTCACACACTATTCTCATGCTCAAAGCCATGGGCATTAACGACCTACTACATTTTGACTTCATGGACCCCCCTCCAACCAACACTATGCTTACTGCGCTCGAAGAGCTGTACGCATTATCAGCGCTCGATGACGAAGGCCTTTTGACCCGTCTAGGTCGCAAAATGGCTGATTTCCCAATGGAACCTGCCCTTGCCAAGGTCCTGATCGCCTCAGTCGACCTAGGCTGCTCCGACGAACTCCTCAGCATCGTCGCCATGTTGTCTATCCAGTCAGTCTTCTATCGTccaaaagaaaaacaacaacaagcgGATCAGAAGAAATCCAAGTTCCACGACCCGCACGGCGACCATCTAACGCTGCTGAACGTCTACAATGCCTGGAAGAAATCTAACTTCAATAACGCCTGGTGCTTTGAGAATTTCATTCAAGCCCGCCAGATCCGCCGCGCGCAGGATGTCCGTCAGCAACTGCTAGGCATTATGCAGCGTTATCACCACAAGATCGTCTCATGCGGCCGTAATACAATGAAGGTCCGTCAAGCGCTCTGCACAGGATTCTTCCGAAATGCAGCACGCAAGGACCCCACCGAGGGCTATAAGACACTCGTCGAGGGTACGCCTGTCTATATGCATCCTAGCTCTGCGATGTTTGGCAAGCCCGCTGAGCACGTCATTTACCACACACTCGTCCTCACGACGAAGGAGTACATGCACTGCACGACCGGGATCGAGCCGAAGTGGCTTGTTGAGGCGGCGCCGACATTCTTCAAGGTCGCGCCGACGGACCGGttgtcgaagaggaagaaggccgagcGGATTCAGCCGCTGCATAATCGGTTTGCGGGCGAGGATGATTGGCGGCTGTCGGCGCAGAGGCGACAgggtcgtggtggtggtggtgggactTGGGGATAG